Part of the Xenopus laevis strain J_2021 chromosome 2S, Xenopus_laevis_v10.1, whole genome shotgun sequence genome is shown below.
agtttttcaattcgatggtcgaatttcgaagttttttgtgcttcgaaattcaacccttgataaatctgcccataatgtTACCTATCGTTCATGCTCTGTGTTTTTTCGGATTTGTCACCGACTTGACAcccaaaatcataatttttttcagattatcgcctgaaaatctttggattattaaatgaaaccaagggcagatcagaatatcttccgattgtaaacaggacatctgccattgacttctacatgaatttagCAGGTCtgagttttttattcagactttaaacaccatcggagtttaataaatcactaaaaatttgaggggttttcTGTAcgaaaaaagtagtgttttgtccaaccagaaaaaatcggactacaataaataaccccccaagtgtgtcATAAATGATGTTTTAGAACAATTATTAAATCAATTACCCTCACACTAAGCAAGAAAACGTGGACTAAAACCgaaaaaatacacattaatatTGCCTATAGAGACTGCACAGAGAGTTAATATGAATCATCAAAAGGAAAGGAGTTGTATTAAGGTCGAAAATAGCTGACAGCTGCTTATAACAGAaaattaatgggccccacagcctTATATTTTTCAAACATTCAAATATGCACATAAAGCTCCAGTTGGAAGAAGGGTTGGCTAAAGCTTTGATTGATGAAGTATCTGGGTCTCTGCCTCTGTGGCAAAGTCAGCACTAGCACCATTGCATACAAAACCCTAAAAGTAGGCAGAAAATGAATGGACGGAGGAGACTGCCAAACTGCTCTACAACAGTTATCCATCAACATTCCCTGCTGTACTTTTAGAAAGAAACAAGTAGACAAGGAAAGCAGGAGTTACTATCCGTTGACGCTGGATTTCAGCACAAAGGGACCTATTTAATCAGCTAGAAATATTTTGTCATTTGGACTTTTGTTTTTATGAAAAGCACAACACAACTCACAACTAACAtggaaaagtgctgtggaatgtAAGATACACACATTTAAGTTAAGTAGGGAGTAACTTTAAAGCAGCACAGGGAGATTTGTAgcaatttttttgcagtgacaaaacacagcattttgcTGATTTctaattacatacagtaaatcaCAGAAAGAATTTGTTGATGAGGAACATCATTATAACATATGAGATATGTTTCAGCACAATTGAGAAAATTAAGTATTCCTTTGCAATACAGGAAAATTACTTTCCCATGAGAATAACTTTTTTGATTAGCATTGAtcaatttttatttgtacagcatGTATTATTCTACACAACGAATCCTGAAGaaattaggggggttatttactaagcttcgaatgcaaaaatcactaaaaataaatatttatttatttatttttataaaatcggacttttaaaaaaatcacaaatttttcggaatttattaaacccagaggatggacaAGTCTGAATgggagaagtcaatgggagaagtcccaatgatttggtttcgtgtaataccccgaagtattcggccaaaaaacataagaaatttgagttttcaggtgaaaaatcagaaaaaaattgtgaaaatctgcagagcaaatttttgggaaaatgtaatcataataagtgtaaaaaaaacccaagcggatttgattggagtttgcagcagaaaatgttgagagaaaatcggactttgataaataacccccttggtgtataCTTGCATTTGATACATAGCAAcctgtacagtacagtatactaGCTCGCGGTACTAAATCAGATATGTGAAATTAAATGTGCCTTAAGGCATGTTAGGGATACGCCAAATATATAATTTTCGTATTTAACTGAATAATAAACCCTCCATCAAAGATTCTTTTGCATACCCACTTTAatcttaaaggagacggaaagggctatttacttgggggtaccaaacattaggcacccccaatctGCAACCCCAGGCTAGTGCTCCTAtcaagagaaaactgcactggtccggggGTTCAtacagcgagcaccacggagcgattggcttccttcttcttctttcttcaaatttcccggggcagacgcatgtgcagtagaatgaaatagccgacttcttcacTAAAGTTCTACTTTTGTcactactgagcatgtgcacccgcgcaaagaaagaagaaggcagAAGCCGGTTGATGGTGCTCACCAAACccgtgcagatttctgctgataggaaaaccggcccggggtttcaggtaagtatatacaatcacttggggtgcataacttttggcaccccaaatatAAACAGCCTTTCCTAACTCAAGATCAATAAATTCTACATTTGGTCAGTTTTAAGGGTTGGATTTCGTTTGGCTAAGGATGTTGGGATTCATCTGAATCAGGAATCACTAATGTGACTATGAGCAAATTTGGTCCAGTCTAAGTAAGCACTTTGTTAGCTATGACAATAACAGGCAGGGTCGGAATGGGGGGCCCAGCATCCACCGGTACCGCTGTCCAggacccccctccagccccctggCCTCCATACTTGACGCCACACGTGCCTGCTTCAGTGCACAGAGACGCCTGACGCGCATGGAGCCGCAGAGTGCTGGTggctttgcaaaatgtttttttttttcaggcccaaGAGATgcggagagggggtctggctcgGCGTGGGCCCATGAGgatcggggcccactgggttttttcccggtgtctagccgggccagtccgaccccaGTAACAGCCATATTTATTCAAATACAATCTTTCAGAAAACAATCTTGCATAATTATGATTGCACCCTTTCCTTTGATTTGTGTCTTCTATTAATGTTCACGAAAGGGTTTGTTAAGTATCTCAAATGGTTTAGTTGCAATCAaattctttctgtaattggatttAAAAACTTTAACAGCTTTATGAAATGCTGAAAAGGTAATTCccatttgccaggttttaggggGCTggatttttatattacatttttctgaatcgcaatttgataaatctagaaaaattataCTAAGAAACACTGTCCCATTGCTGTGCTGCAGAACATGTTGGTGCTTCATAAATACATGttagaaataataatacaatacaaatatactAGTATAACTTTATTTAACGTGCTATACATTTCATACTTCTCTAGCTGTATGCTTGGTCTGATATCTTATAATCTGTTAGAATCATTGGTGAAAAGTGAAATCGTTAAAGTGATGAATGGTTCCTGGTAAAGGTCGCCAGCTTGGGATTTAGTTCAACACAAGCCCAAAGAAATATTTAGTTATGGAATCACAGCGCACTGTAAATCTGTACTGAGAAAACTTCTTCATGGAACATCATAGCATTCCCTGAGGTGTGCTTACATTTTACTACATTGGTCTTTGGTTACAATTCCTTAGAGTAGCATCCGATATGCAATCTACACATCACTGAAAAGTATACAGTACTCCAACAACTACAGGCATGCCATCTGATCACCCTTATTAAAGCATTTCCACTATGGAATAGGTTCTCAGGTACAAAagataaagggggttatgtaataaaaggcactaagtttgcccaggagcagtaacccagagcaaccaataagcaggtagaatttaccggtcacatgtttaaaagcaagcatcttattggctgctatgggttactgcccttgggcaaacttagcgccatttattacatatgggggtaagtgttATATGCTGTCTGCAGATGAACTACCAGTGACAAGTGGCAAATTCAAGGTCCATGCCATTGTATAGAATACTTTTATGCAGGTGTTTGACAAAAACAAGTCATTTTCTTTAGATAGTCCCTACATACCTGGGGACATAGTATTtaatacttgaatttttcaagttgttggcatttggactttaataaataaccccccataatGCCTGTATGCAGTTAGAAACCCTGAGAACAAACTCTGCTTagaaactttgaaaaaataatttggttCTGTATAAAATACGGAAGTGTCACAAGATGTGAACAGGTTGTTGTACAGTATAATTGGTCTTTGCTGTGTAAAGAGCCAATATAGCTGACCATGCACCTTATAATATCCCATCTCAGAACTTGCTAGCCCAAgtcaattttttggatttttgtaattTTAAGCTTTAGGATGCCAGGATGGATGAGCACAGTGTACTGTCTTTCATTCATTCAAGCAGAATAATGTATAAATGAACAGTTAGAGACTTAGTCGATGATTCCAGTCTTTGACAAATCTTTGCAAATTATTACACTAAAAAAAGGGCATGGTGACAAAGGAAAGCGCCACAAGGCCCATGGATGTATCCCATGCAAGGATCAAGTTTTGGTTTACAAAACGCAAACACATATTACAGTAAAATCTGCCTAAGACCTTAACTTTTGCATCAATGTTTTATAAGCTCTGCCCAACAATCAACCACCAAACCCCACttccaatttcttaaaaaagcaTACATCTCACTGAGACTGatgtttttaatgtaatgaaTTGAGATTGAGAACTCAGAATTATACATTTCTTCAtcacaatttaaaatgttatatcgTGCATGTTAACATATCATGTATGTCTTTGTTTTGACAAAACCCCACACTTTTGTCTTGGGAACAAGTGATCAACACACATAGTATTACATTACCCATAGTATTGAGGTATTAGCAATTAGTTGAGTTGGATGGGAATGGACAAGTagatgagctaaaaaaaaaaaagctttgcttGGGTTTTAATACTAGGCAAACTGGTatctggacagtaacccatagcaaacaatgacaatttttatattattgtttttctgattagtgatgagcatctgtggcattttgttttgccacaaaattcgcaaatttactgaaaaatatgtgtaacagcgaaaaatttgcaaaacacattgaagtcaaaataattttgacgcacgacaattttgacacaatcgACCGTTTTTAacgagtgactttttgtccaaatgcattaaagttagtgggtttctggatcattttgacgctcaacaattttatgcgcgcgactattctgacgcacaactatttttttttgtcgcgCCAGATTTATCAGTGGCAATTTTTTGCCGCTGTTTTACAAATTTATTAGCCgatggcaaaacgtggaaatttgcagcgaatttgtgcctgctgaaatttattcacccatcactagtttgttAAGCATCTGTGATTCTATCagggcaaaaaaataacattttcaataaGCTTTCTGAACATTACTATGTAAAATGACTAGGCTAGCCCAGAGACAAGGTTGTATCCTCCatatacagagaaagagagagagattatttCTATTGCAGTTATTAAACATTAATGAAGAATGCTGGTTTTAAAAGCTGTTTAAAAGGtaaaaaggttttgttttaatTGATGAGAAATTCTAATCAAggtgaatgataaataaggtaaggACTTGGCTAGGATAGGAAAGGGCTTGACAGACAGAAATAATCAGCGGATGAGATGTTTCCAATACATGGGGAATGCACACTGGCAGTCAAATCCCCTCCCAGCAGAGAACGGGTTAGTAAAAGCCTCAGCCAAGTTGCATTAATGTTCTCTGGAGACTGTTTAAGAGGTTTCAGATCAATCCCTCATAATGAGCCATGCTCAAGAATCATGAAATTCATGAGCGGCTGACCCAACGTTCAGGTCTCCTCGTTACATCCCGCCGTCTCCCAGGCAGATCAGACAGGCAAGCCAGTAACCTTTTTCCTTTTGTCGTCTATTTCTCTTCCTCGTCATTTCGATTTCGCAGgcagtgtgtgtgagggagaTGATCAGAGGCACAAGcaaagaagaaaagaactgatttggTATTTAAAGGTGTGGATTCAATCTGCAATGCAATGTAATTTGCAAGACTATTTAATCATCTCACAATAATTCCTGTTCTaccttttttatcatttattttgtcaATGGAATATTGCTGGCTAGTTTCTTGTTGAAAGGAATATAAGAACAGTGCAAGCAGCCTTTACTGAGGGTTACTTTTTAGGAGAGCAAAAGATACATTGTGGCCTTTCTATTTTCTAGTGTCTCAGTTATTATTGCATGATAAGCAGAGTTAATGCTGTGCTGACATTTTCCTATAGTTCTATAACTAAAAATCCTCCCAGTAATATTTCTTTTCAGAGATAAGAtttttctgtatctaacatgacTGTTGTCAGCATGTTCTTGAGCACCAAAGCTCAATGTGCATGCTCTGAGCACATGTGTATTCAGGTCATGTCCAATGACATTATACTATGGAAACTAGTGGACCATAGGAAGAGTGCAGGCATTCAGAGGCATACATTTTTTGTCAATGAGTGCATTACTTCAGTTTGGGATAGCAGCCCTATGACTAAAGCAGGCCGTACATGGATGGATAGATCTGACAAACTTGCCAAACATCAGATCTTTTCCATGCACACAGTGGGTCAAACTGGGCTGATGCAATCGATTGGACCTTAGGTCATGATTGTATCATATGGGGAGGCCTATGAAAATCCATCTTGAGAGGAATGCATCTACCTGCCAATGCAAACCTTTTAAAGCTTTGACTAATTTGGCCACTCGTGTGATaggccaaattgggctgatctgattgtttgacCTTTATGCTGATGATCAGATCAAATGGGCTTATGGGAATCCATCAAAAAAGGACTGCGATTACGGACCTTTGCAgttcttaccaaactggaattttAAAACTGTTCTATAGCTACCTGGACAGATATCAGTTGAACAGGCTCACCAAGGTGCAAATATACTAcagggcgaagtgattaacgcgggcgaaaattctccagcgtaatgtcattttggtacttcgctgatttacttacggtcgctggcgtaacttcgctaacaTTCTCCAGGCGTTTTTATAAGAGTATCGGGTGAAAATAATTATTGCTCTTACTCACGCTTATGCCTGTGGAAAGTGCCATAcgctatacattaaggggcagatttatcaagggtcgaagtggattcgAGTGGATTTTCAAAGTTCAaaaagtcgaatttcaaagtaaatttttgtgaacttcaaccatcgaataggctactaagacttcgactcaaagtaaaatcgttcgaatattcgaccatccgataatcgaagtactctctctttaaaaaaaacttcagcttcaatagttcgccaaattaaacctgccgaagtgctatgttagcctatggggacagtCTAATGCAtgtttctacgttttttgtagtcgaagtaaaatagtttgatcgataaaatcgttcgattcgaaccacatattcgaagtcgaagtatagccattcgatggtcgaatttcaaagtatatttcactttgaaattcgacctttcataaatctgcccctagatgctATTTGTCATTGTGTCATTGTTATTGTATCTTTCAGCCCAAAATTTGAATAACTCGTAAGCAAATTATGACATGAAATTCTCAAAGGATAAAAACTGGTATGGTCTCATGGACAAGAGGGTAAATTTGAATTCTCAGTTCTGTAAAACATACGTGTGAAATACAGTATATCGCccaagtatttattttattaaatggctACTAGGACATGCCACATTGTGTAGAATTATGGCAAAGATATGCCTTTGTATTTTTCCTGACCCAATTATTTAGTAATCATACTGTGGCAATGAATAAAGCCCAGCAACATCAGGACTTTGCTTTTCATATGTTTATTAAAGGTGTATGAACAACCAACATGATGCTACGGTCCCCTTTGTGAGCTTTTTCAATATTCCTTTTTGAATCCAACTTATTCATTGTGAGCTCTATGTTCTATTTTTGTCCTTTCTTCCTATGTCACCTTCCTTTTCTTAAGATTTTCCTCAATCCCCTTTACCTCCATTCTCTCACCCTCCCATTTTCTCCTCTGATCTTTTACCTTTTTCTTATGCTCTTCGTCATTTTCACCCTCTATTTTTTAGTTTTCCCTCTTTCTCTTCTGCTTGTTAGAGGGTGAACCAAATGTTGTAATTGATTTGTGTTTGAAAGTTGATTGAAtaatgtgtgtgagtatgtgttgTATGTGTAAATTGTTGAGAGTGTTCTTTGTGTAATTGGCCACCAGGTAGTGCTCAAGGATAAAAAGGTGTAATTTATTCCCCCACCAGCAAAGGGAGCCCAGAGTGCTAGAGGGTATAAAAGGAGGCCACACCCTAGAGTTGATGTCTTTAATGGGAGGATGTTGTCAGAGAAGGAAGCTCTGTCCtgaagaaggaaggaaagaaaggtaGAACCTAGCATAGCAGTTTGTAGttagcaggcactaggtgtctgagATAGGGAAGTTAGCACGGGTAGTTTCTTGCCCCACCTAGGAGTGTAGTGGAAATTAGTTTTCCGTAGACATCCCACAAGTCAGGGACCCAGAATATAGGGAAGACACAGGATAGGGTTAAGGAGGCCTGGGGCAAGAAGAAAGACTATTGGTGATCCAGGTCGGAATAGTAAAGGGATGCTAAGGTGCACCGGATAATCAAACCAAGCAATGGAGGAGTCCGGTGGGAGTCCCCACTTCCATTCTGCCTGCTGCCTATGTGACTAACACCAAAGACACACAATCTGCAGACCCAGCTCAGCTGTGCAACAATTGGATAGGGGGCAAAGGAACAGAGTTTAAAGTTCTTAATAGCATGCAGCAAAATAATGTAAGTGAAGCAGAGGAGTCTGCAAgcaaaagtaaattaaattatCTTATCAGTTACTTAGATTTTGAGTGCCATGTTTGCTACAACATATCACCCTGGTTAAATATCCTTGAATATTTTAGCAAGGGGAAAATGATTTCTTCTAATATAGGGTGCCAAATCCACGAATTCAGCTGTCAAAAGGACATCTAAAAAAACTACCTCCAGTATATCAGtacatgtttttaattttctCCAGAAAATTCCATGCTGCTTTTgggtgtgtggttttttttcttacattcttgaatataacaaaatgtggTATGATTACGTAGGAcaaataacatttcttttctgTCATTTTAACAGCTGGTGGTGACAAGTAACCTTAATTATGTGAATGAGGCACTTTTTGTGAAGACATAGCAAGAGATGAGAAATCAGAAAAACTACCTGTCACCATGCTGTGTTAtggcatttaataaaaaataaaaacgctGTGCACGGCAGTCATTTTCGGCACCCAGTTCCCTTACTGAATCATGTAGTTCTATTGAAATAAAAGTTCCATTCCAATATGCCGTATTTCATACATTATATAGAATGAGATTAAGTTACAGAGTCTTCAATGGAAAAACATATTACGCAAGATGATATGTACCTTAAAACATCTGAGTGTAACAAACAGAATCCTCCCTGTCCTATCTGCAGCCTTGTATAGAATGCCTATGCCACTGTTAGTTTTCTATAATACTGGTTGACttattagaaaataaatactgGAAATTCAATTACCCCCTGCCGCCAAAACAAACGCAACCAATCCAGTGGTGTCAGAAGCACAACATTCCTGGTAATTGTCTCCAATAGAATCTCAGCAGCTCCCACAGTTGCAGGATTTAATTCATGTTGTAAACCTGAACAGCTACCAACCAATAAGAATTTTCCAAATGCAGGCAAATACTCTACTGAAATAATGCATCGCAAATATTGCACGTATGACAATGTCTCAGATGTGATTGCTTATAGACTTCAACCCTCATCATTGGCTATTACTCCTTTATGGCCATGCAGTAATCATTATGGGTTGGCAACAGAAGATCTAATGTTCATTTCACATCTCTGTAGGCAGGGCTTCTTCATGATTTAAAGCTGTCACATAACTCCACGTTATCTTTTTATTAACGGAACAGTGTACTTCTTTGTTCAACAGAGTATAGTTCAAGTCTTGCCTAATCGGGATACAAAAAATAGACTACAAACCAGTTTAATAATGATAGTGTGTTGGTATTAGTGTGTCCAACAGTACACCACTGTTCTATTTTCAACTACTTCTTTGTTCAATGATTTCAAGAATAGGACTGCCACTAAACATACTtcttgaaatgttatttttttcttttattttgtgagCTAAgatggaaaaacagaaaaaataaatctacTCCATGTTGGGTCCTTGCGAGGCAGATAATTAGGCTACCTGTGCACAGTTAATCCACCTGCATAACAGAGTTATGCTTATCTGTGCACCGCTAACATAACTCATATATCAATCACAACTAAATCAACTTTTCTTGGGCTCGAGAACACTTTTTGAATGCCTTATTGGCTTAAATGTATGATGGAGCTGACTTGATCAGCTTGATTAACACTCTCTTAACTGGTCTAAAATCTAGCTTCTTAAAGGTTTGCCAATATATTTCTTATTATATCTCTAATACATGTATTACCCCTTCTGTTTGTCATGTAAATTGGCAGTTCTATAtatcattaatttaaaaatgtatctacatttctattgtttttttatggtgtttgtgaatttttattaaatatatataacaatttgtTTCTTCTTTGTAGGCACTATGCTTAGAAGGTCACATGTCAAAAACCTTGGGATATCTTGACTTTGGAGCAACTGGAATGGTGAAAAATGGACCATATGGCACAACCAAGCCTCATTCTCTTTACCCATCTAGAGTCTTTTCTACAGACCCATTCAAATCAAAGCCTCCTATCCAGTCTCCTATTAATCCGTGGGAATGGAATAAAAACCAAACACTTCTGAGCGGGGGAATGGGCCAGAGAGCGAAACGTAAGCCTTCACTGAAGACCGGAAGGACCAAGAAGATATTTGGCTGGGGGGACTTCTATTTTAACATAAAAACTGTCAAGTTTAGTCTGCTTGTGACAGGGAAGATTGTGGACCACATTAATGGAACGTTTAGTGTTTACTTCCGCCATAATTCCTCTAGCCTTGGCAATGTGTCGGTAAGTATTGTACCTCCTACCAAGGTGGTGGAGTTTGACCTTCTTCAACAGTCT
Proteins encoded:
- the nxph4.S gene encoding neurexophilin-1; the encoded protein is MVLFCWAFLIFCEWILQKALCLEGHMSKTLGYLDFGATGMVKNGPYGTTKPHSLYPSRVFSTDPFKSKPPIQSPINPWEWNKNQTLLSGGMGQRAKRKPSLKTGRTKKIFGWGDFYFNIKTVKFSLLVTGKIVDHINGTFSVYFRHNSSSLGNVSVSIVPPTKVVEFDLLQQSTIDTRETKTFNCRVEYEKTNRALKNKPCLYDPAKSCYMEHTQSHAAWLCAKPFKVICIFISFYSIDYKLVQKVCPDYNFQNENPYFG